A region from the Benincasa hispida cultivar B227 chromosome 12, ASM972705v1, whole genome shotgun sequence genome encodes:
- the LOC120067936 gene encoding putative calcium-binding protein CML23, translating into MDKFTLLFNTIDTDCDGKVSPHDLLTRLPPLTGEDLTEVDAAAAVAAFDWNGDGLLDMEEFGRLVEGDDEEEVREAFQMYEMEGLGVITPVSLRRMLSRLGESRSVGDCKKMIAKFDVNGDGVLCFDEFRTMMLL; encoded by the coding sequence ATGGACAAATTCACACTACTATTCAACACCATTGACACCGACTGCGACGGCAAGGTCTCCCCTCACGATCTCCTCACCCGTCTCCCGCCCCTGACAGGGGAGGACCTTACCGAGGTGGACGCCGCCGCGGCTGTGGCTGCCTTCGATTGGAACGGCGACGGGCTGCTGGACATGGAGGAGTTTGGGAGGTTGGTGGAGGGGGATGATGAAGAAGAGGTGAGAGAGGCTTTCCAGATGTATGAAATGGAGGGATTGGGAGTCATTACGCCGGTGAGTTTGCGCCGGATGCTCAGCCGCCTTGGGGAGTCGAGGAGCGTCGGCGATTGCAAGAAAATGATCGCTAAATTTGATGTCAATGGCGATGGAGTTTTGTGTTTCGATGAATTTAGGACTATGATGTTGCTCTGA
- the LOC120068066 gene encoding U-box domain-containing protein 11-like isoform X3: MKKDCTDLIRRIALLIHLAEEITNFCSGSGENFEALNDDGSSSSSSSLDCLSEVVGAIQAAKRLLYMALTFSVYDEEGCGATSTEEATKKLVLQFQYVTTRLETALSNLPYDHFCVSDEVQEQVDLVRAQLRRASNKYESMSNPAEKKLQTRGSVKWMINNDVKSISSVDDGDVESQHHPRNCNYPTSFDSVNSCFDESSSVVHSDMEDVLASKSQDEVRKPIEVDIPENFLCPISFELMLDPVICSTGQTYERSNVQNWIDRGNRTCPKTQEQLQTLILTPNFLMRKLIAEWCEEHNVKLEEGLTSRKFKKYRSFEDDCRRTLPIKTLVRHLSFGSIQEQKIAVTEIRKLSKSSSDHRVEIAEAGAIPQLVNLLTSEDIVTQENAMSCILNLSLHEQNKRLVMLSGAVSYISKVLKVGSMEGRECAAATIYSLSLADENKAIIGASGVIPDLLEILEIGSPRGQKDAAGALLNLCMYQGNKGRALKAGIVRPLLKILSDPNGSLVDDALYIMSVLCGHPEAKAAMANANTLLVLTDVLKMGSSRSKENAAAVLLALCKGDWEKLEWLTRLGAMASLMKLAENGTGRARRKAASLLEQLRKS; encoded by the exons ATGAAGAAAGACTGCACCGATCTCATTCGTCGGATTGCTCTCCTGATTCATCTGGCGGAGGAGATCACAAACTTTTGTAGTGGCAGCGGGGAGAATTTTGAGGCATTGAATGATGAtgggtcttcttcatcatcttcttcgtTGGATTGCCTTTCGGAAGTGGTCGGAGCAATTCAGGCAGCAAAGCGGCTTCTGTACATGGCTTTGACTTTCTCTGTATACGACGAGGAAGGTTGTGGTGCGACTTCGACG GAGGAAGCTACCAAAAAATTGGTTCTACAATTTCAATACGTGACAACAAGATTGGAAACTGCACTTTCAAATCTGCCGTACGACCACTTTTGTGTCTCAGACGAAGTACAAGAACAG GTTGATTTGGTTAGAGCTCAATTGAGGAGAGCATCAAACAAGTATGAATCTATGTCTAACCCTGCAGAAAAGAAGCTTCAAACTCGAGGTTCTGTAAAATGGATGATCAATAATGATGTCAAGAGTATTTCTAGTGTTGATGATGGAGATGTAGAGTCTCAGCATCATCCTCGGAACTGCAATTATCCGACTAGTTTCGATTCGGTGAATTCTTGTTTTGATGAGAGTTCAAGTGTTGTTCATTCTGATATGGAAGATGTTCTAGCCAGCAAGAGCCAAGATGAGGTTAGGAAGCCTATTGAAGTTGACATTCCTGAAAACTTCTTGTGCCCCATTTCCTTTGAGTTGATGTTGGATCCCGTCATCTGCTCGACCGGACAG ACATATGAAAGATCCAACGTACAAAATTGGATAGACAGAGGAAATAGAACATGTCCAAAAACTCAGGAGCAGCTCCAAACTCTGATCCTCACTCCAAATTTTCTAATGAGAAAACTGATAGCTGAATGGTGTGAAGAGCACAATGTGAAGCTAGAGGAAGGATTAACCAGCAGGAAATTTAAGAAGTATAGATCCTTCGAAGACGACTGCCGAAGGACTCTGCCGATAAAAACTCTCGTTCGACACCTTTCATTCGGGTCAATTCAGGAGCAGAAAATAGCTGTAACCGAGATTCGAAAACTATCGAAAAGCAGCTCAGATCATAGAGTTGAAATAGCAGAAGCAGGAGCAATCCCACAGCTGGTTAACCTTTTAACTTCAGAAGATATTGTAACACAAGAGAATGCAATGTCTTGCATTCTCAACCTTTCACTTCATGAGCAAAACAAGAGACTTGTTATGCTTTCTGGTGCTGTTTCTTACATTTCCAAAGTCCTCAAAGTTGGGAGCATGGAAGGGAGAGAGTGTGCTGCTGCGACGATTTACAGCTTGTCGTTAGCCGATGAGAACAAGGCAATAATCGGGGCTTCAGGTGTGATACCGGACCTGTTAGAAATTCTCGAGATCGGTAGCCCGAGAGGGCAGAAAGATGCTGCAGGAGCTCTATTGAATTTGTGTATGTACCAAGGGAACAAGGGCAGGGCTTTGAAGGCTGGGATTGTCAGACCATTGTTGAAAATACTCTCTGATCCAAATGGATCTTTGGTTGATGATGCTCTCTATATAATGTCAGTTCTTTGCGGCCACCCAGAAGCGAAAGCTGCAATGGCGAATGCGAATACGCTGCTCGTATTGACCGATGTTCTGAAGATGGGATCCTCTCGCAGCAAGGAAAATGCAGCTGCAGTTCTGCTTGCATTGTGCAAGGGAGATTGGGAGAAGCTGGAATGGTTAACTAGGCTTGGCGCAATGGCGTCGTTGATGAAACTTGCGGAGAACGGCACGGGGAGAGCGAGGCGGAAGGCTGCTTCATTGTTGGAACAACTCAGAAAGTCATGA
- the LOC120068066 gene encoding U-box domain-containing protein 11-like isoform X2 — translation MSGRSIAGAGDVMKKDCTDLIRRIALLIHLAEEITNFCSGSGENFEALNDDGSSSSSSSLDCLSEVVGAIQAAKRLLYMALTFSVYDEEGCGATSTEEATKKLVLQFQYVTTRLETALSNLPYDHFCVSDEVQEQVDLVRAQLRRASNKYESMSNPAEKKLQTRGSVKWMINNDVKSISSVDDGDVESQHHPRNCNYPTSFDSVNSCFDESSSVVHSDMEDVLASKSQDEVRKPIEVDIPENFLCPISFELMLDPVICSTGQTYERSNVQNWIDRGNRTCPKTQEQLQTLILTPNFLMRKLIAEWCEEHNVKLEEGLTSRKFKKYRSFEDDCRRTLPIKTLVRHLSFGSIQEQKIAVTEIRKLSKSSSDHRVEIAEAGAIPQLVNLLTSEDIVTQENAMSCILNLSLHEQNKRLVMLSGAVSYISKVLKVGSMEGRECAAATIYSLSLADENKAIIGASGVIPDLLEILEIGSPRGQKDAAGALLNLCMYQGNKGRALKAGIVRPLLKILSDPNGSLVDDALYIMSVLCGHPEAKAAMANANTLLVLTDVLKMGSSRSKENAAAVLLALCKGDWEKLEWLTRLGAMASLMKLAENGTGRARRKAASLLEQLRKS, via the exons ATGTCAGGGAGGTCCATTGCTGGCGCCGGAGATGTCATGAAGAAAGACTGCACCGATCTCATTCGTCGGATTGCTCTCCTGATTCATCTGGCGGAGGAGATCACAAACTTTTGTAGTGGCAGCGGGGAGAATTTTGAGGCATTGAATGATGAtgggtcttcttcatcatcttcttcgtTGGATTGCCTTTCGGAAGTGGTCGGAGCAATTCAGGCAGCAAAGCGGCTTCTGTACATGGCTTTGACTTTCTCTGTATACGACGAGGAAGGTTGTGGTGCGACTTCGACG GAGGAAGCTACCAAAAAATTGGTTCTACAATTTCAATACGTGACAACAAGATTGGAAACTGCACTTTCAAATCTGCCGTACGACCACTTTTGTGTCTCAGACGAAGTACAAGAACAG GTTGATTTGGTTAGAGCTCAATTGAGGAGAGCATCAAACAAGTATGAATCTATGTCTAACCCTGCAGAAAAGAAGCTTCAAACTCGAGGTTCTGTAAAATGGATGATCAATAATGATGTCAAGAGTATTTCTAGTGTTGATGATGGAGATGTAGAGTCTCAGCATCATCCTCGGAACTGCAATTATCCGACTAGTTTCGATTCGGTGAATTCTTGTTTTGATGAGAGTTCAAGTGTTGTTCATTCTGATATGGAAGATGTTCTAGCCAGCAAGAGCCAAGATGAGGTTAGGAAGCCTATTGAAGTTGACATTCCTGAAAACTTCTTGTGCCCCATTTCCTTTGAGTTGATGTTGGATCCCGTCATCTGCTCGACCGGACAG ACATATGAAAGATCCAACGTACAAAATTGGATAGACAGAGGAAATAGAACATGTCCAAAAACTCAGGAGCAGCTCCAAACTCTGATCCTCACTCCAAATTTTCTAATGAGAAAACTGATAGCTGAATGGTGTGAAGAGCACAATGTGAAGCTAGAGGAAGGATTAACCAGCAGGAAATTTAAGAAGTATAGATCCTTCGAAGACGACTGCCGAAGGACTCTGCCGATAAAAACTCTCGTTCGACACCTTTCATTCGGGTCAATTCAGGAGCAGAAAATAGCTGTAACCGAGATTCGAAAACTATCGAAAAGCAGCTCAGATCATAGAGTTGAAATAGCAGAAGCAGGAGCAATCCCACAGCTGGTTAACCTTTTAACTTCAGAAGATATTGTAACACAAGAGAATGCAATGTCTTGCATTCTCAACCTTTCACTTCATGAGCAAAACAAGAGACTTGTTATGCTTTCTGGTGCTGTTTCTTACATTTCCAAAGTCCTCAAAGTTGGGAGCATGGAAGGGAGAGAGTGTGCTGCTGCGACGATTTACAGCTTGTCGTTAGCCGATGAGAACAAGGCAATAATCGGGGCTTCAGGTGTGATACCGGACCTGTTAGAAATTCTCGAGATCGGTAGCCCGAGAGGGCAGAAAGATGCTGCAGGAGCTCTATTGAATTTGTGTATGTACCAAGGGAACAAGGGCAGGGCTTTGAAGGCTGGGATTGTCAGACCATTGTTGAAAATACTCTCTGATCCAAATGGATCTTTGGTTGATGATGCTCTCTATATAATGTCAGTTCTTTGCGGCCACCCAGAAGCGAAAGCTGCAATGGCGAATGCGAATACGCTGCTCGTATTGACCGATGTTCTGAAGATGGGATCCTCTCGCAGCAAGGAAAATGCAGCTGCAGTTCTGCTTGCATTGTGCAAGGGAGATTGGGAGAAGCTGGAATGGTTAACTAGGCTTGGCGCAATGGCGTCGTTGATGAAACTTGCGGAGAACGGCACGGGGAGAGCGAGGCGGAAGGCTGCTTCATTGTTGGAACAACTCAGAAAGTCATGA
- the LOC120068066 gene encoding U-box domain-containing protein 11-like isoform X1, producing the protein MSREVVGDGQRRALALQLLDLVRDFVLMSGRSIAGAGDVMKKDCTDLIRRIALLIHLAEEITNFCSGSGENFEALNDDGSSSSSSSLDCLSEVVGAIQAAKRLLYMALTFSVYDEEGCGATSTEEATKKLVLQFQYVTTRLETALSNLPYDHFCVSDEVQEQVDLVRAQLRRASNKYESMSNPAEKKLQTRGSVKWMINNDVKSISSVDDGDVESQHHPRNCNYPTSFDSVNSCFDESSSVVHSDMEDVLASKSQDEVRKPIEVDIPENFLCPISFELMLDPVICSTGQTYERSNVQNWIDRGNRTCPKTQEQLQTLILTPNFLMRKLIAEWCEEHNVKLEEGLTSRKFKKYRSFEDDCRRTLPIKTLVRHLSFGSIQEQKIAVTEIRKLSKSSSDHRVEIAEAGAIPQLVNLLTSEDIVTQENAMSCILNLSLHEQNKRLVMLSGAVSYISKVLKVGSMEGRECAAATIYSLSLADENKAIIGASGVIPDLLEILEIGSPRGQKDAAGALLNLCMYQGNKGRALKAGIVRPLLKILSDPNGSLVDDALYIMSVLCGHPEAKAAMANANTLLVLTDVLKMGSSRSKENAAAVLLALCKGDWEKLEWLTRLGAMASLMKLAENGTGRARRKAASLLEQLRKS; encoded by the exons ATGAGCAGGGAAGTTGTTGGAGACGGTCAGCGGCGTGCTTTAGCGCTGCAACTTCTTGACCTGGTACGTGACTTTGTTCTGATGTCAGGGAGGTCCATTGCTGGCGCCGGAGATGTCATGAAGAAAGACTGCACCGATCTCATTCGTCGGATTGCTCTCCTGATTCATCTGGCGGAGGAGATCACAAACTTTTGTAGTGGCAGCGGGGAGAATTTTGAGGCATTGAATGATGAtgggtcttcttcatcatcttcttcgtTGGATTGCCTTTCGGAAGTGGTCGGAGCAATTCAGGCAGCAAAGCGGCTTCTGTACATGGCTTTGACTTTCTCTGTATACGACGAGGAAGGTTGTGGTGCGACTTCGACG GAGGAAGCTACCAAAAAATTGGTTCTACAATTTCAATACGTGACAACAAGATTGGAAACTGCACTTTCAAATCTGCCGTACGACCACTTTTGTGTCTCAGACGAAGTACAAGAACAG GTTGATTTGGTTAGAGCTCAATTGAGGAGAGCATCAAACAAGTATGAATCTATGTCTAACCCTGCAGAAAAGAAGCTTCAAACTCGAGGTTCTGTAAAATGGATGATCAATAATGATGTCAAGAGTATTTCTAGTGTTGATGATGGAGATGTAGAGTCTCAGCATCATCCTCGGAACTGCAATTATCCGACTAGTTTCGATTCGGTGAATTCTTGTTTTGATGAGAGTTCAAGTGTTGTTCATTCTGATATGGAAGATGTTCTAGCCAGCAAGAGCCAAGATGAGGTTAGGAAGCCTATTGAAGTTGACATTCCTGAAAACTTCTTGTGCCCCATTTCCTTTGAGTTGATGTTGGATCCCGTCATCTGCTCGACCGGACAG ACATATGAAAGATCCAACGTACAAAATTGGATAGACAGAGGAAATAGAACATGTCCAAAAACTCAGGAGCAGCTCCAAACTCTGATCCTCACTCCAAATTTTCTAATGAGAAAACTGATAGCTGAATGGTGTGAAGAGCACAATGTGAAGCTAGAGGAAGGATTAACCAGCAGGAAATTTAAGAAGTATAGATCCTTCGAAGACGACTGCCGAAGGACTCTGCCGATAAAAACTCTCGTTCGACACCTTTCATTCGGGTCAATTCAGGAGCAGAAAATAGCTGTAACCGAGATTCGAAAACTATCGAAAAGCAGCTCAGATCATAGAGTTGAAATAGCAGAAGCAGGAGCAATCCCACAGCTGGTTAACCTTTTAACTTCAGAAGATATTGTAACACAAGAGAATGCAATGTCTTGCATTCTCAACCTTTCACTTCATGAGCAAAACAAGAGACTTGTTATGCTTTCTGGTGCTGTTTCTTACATTTCCAAAGTCCTCAAAGTTGGGAGCATGGAAGGGAGAGAGTGTGCTGCTGCGACGATTTACAGCTTGTCGTTAGCCGATGAGAACAAGGCAATAATCGGGGCTTCAGGTGTGATACCGGACCTGTTAGAAATTCTCGAGATCGGTAGCCCGAGAGGGCAGAAAGATGCTGCAGGAGCTCTATTGAATTTGTGTATGTACCAAGGGAACAAGGGCAGGGCTTTGAAGGCTGGGATTGTCAGACCATTGTTGAAAATACTCTCTGATCCAAATGGATCTTTGGTTGATGATGCTCTCTATATAATGTCAGTTCTTTGCGGCCACCCAGAAGCGAAAGCTGCAATGGCGAATGCGAATACGCTGCTCGTATTGACCGATGTTCTGAAGATGGGATCCTCTCGCAGCAAGGAAAATGCAGCTGCAGTTCTGCTTGCATTGTGCAAGGGAGATTGGGAGAAGCTGGAATGGTTAACTAGGCTTGGCGCAATGGCGTCGTTGATGAAACTTGCGGAGAACGGCACGGGGAGAGCGAGGCGGAAGGCTGCTTCATTGTTGGAACAACTCAGAAAGTCATGA
- the LOC120068066 gene encoding U-box domain-containing protein 11-like isoform X4: MINNDVKSISSVDDGDVESQHHPRNCNYPTSFDSVNSCFDESSSVVHSDMEDVLASKSQDEVRKPIEVDIPENFLCPISFELMLDPVICSTGQTYERSNVQNWIDRGNRTCPKTQEQLQTLILTPNFLMRKLIAEWCEEHNVKLEEGLTSRKFKKYRSFEDDCRRTLPIKTLVRHLSFGSIQEQKIAVTEIRKLSKSSSDHRVEIAEAGAIPQLVNLLTSEDIVTQENAMSCILNLSLHEQNKRLVMLSGAVSYISKVLKVGSMEGRECAAATIYSLSLADENKAIIGASGVIPDLLEILEIGSPRGQKDAAGALLNLCMYQGNKGRALKAGIVRPLLKILSDPNGSLVDDALYIMSVLCGHPEAKAAMANANTLLVLTDVLKMGSSRSKENAAAVLLALCKGDWEKLEWLTRLGAMASLMKLAENGTGRARRKAASLLEQLRKS; the protein is encoded by the exons ATGATCAATAATGATGTCAAGAGTATTTCTAGTGTTGATGATGGAGATGTAGAGTCTCAGCATCATCCTCGGAACTGCAATTATCCGACTAGTTTCGATTCGGTGAATTCTTGTTTTGATGAGAGTTCAAGTGTTGTTCATTCTGATATGGAAGATGTTCTAGCCAGCAAGAGCCAAGATGAGGTTAGGAAGCCTATTGAAGTTGACATTCCTGAAAACTTCTTGTGCCCCATTTCCTTTGAGTTGATGTTGGATCCCGTCATCTGCTCGACCGGACAG ACATATGAAAGATCCAACGTACAAAATTGGATAGACAGAGGAAATAGAACATGTCCAAAAACTCAGGAGCAGCTCCAAACTCTGATCCTCACTCCAAATTTTCTAATGAGAAAACTGATAGCTGAATGGTGTGAAGAGCACAATGTGAAGCTAGAGGAAGGATTAACCAGCAGGAAATTTAAGAAGTATAGATCCTTCGAAGACGACTGCCGAAGGACTCTGCCGATAAAAACTCTCGTTCGACACCTTTCATTCGGGTCAATTCAGGAGCAGAAAATAGCTGTAACCGAGATTCGAAAACTATCGAAAAGCAGCTCAGATCATAGAGTTGAAATAGCAGAAGCAGGAGCAATCCCACAGCTGGTTAACCTTTTAACTTCAGAAGATATTGTAACACAAGAGAATGCAATGTCTTGCATTCTCAACCTTTCACTTCATGAGCAAAACAAGAGACTTGTTATGCTTTCTGGTGCTGTTTCTTACATTTCCAAAGTCCTCAAAGTTGGGAGCATGGAAGGGAGAGAGTGTGCTGCTGCGACGATTTACAGCTTGTCGTTAGCCGATGAGAACAAGGCAATAATCGGGGCTTCAGGTGTGATACCGGACCTGTTAGAAATTCTCGAGATCGGTAGCCCGAGAGGGCAGAAAGATGCTGCAGGAGCTCTATTGAATTTGTGTATGTACCAAGGGAACAAGGGCAGGGCTTTGAAGGCTGGGATTGTCAGACCATTGTTGAAAATACTCTCTGATCCAAATGGATCTTTGGTTGATGATGCTCTCTATATAATGTCAGTTCTTTGCGGCCACCCAGAAGCGAAAGCTGCAATGGCGAATGCGAATACGCTGCTCGTATTGACCGATGTTCTGAAGATGGGATCCTCTCGCAGCAAGGAAAATGCAGCTGCAGTTCTGCTTGCATTGTGCAAGGGAGATTGGGAGAAGCTGGAATGGTTAACTAGGCTTGGCGCAATGGCGTCGTTGATGAAACTTGCGGAGAACGGCACGGGGAGAGCGAGGCGGAAGGCTGCTTCATTGTTGGAACAACTCAGAAAGTCATGA
- the LOC120068066 gene encoding uncharacterized lipoprotein syc1174_c-like isoform X6 → MSLHLSYPLPIFPRRNGFPTKSQSSAAKSIVSCSAVKRYIAGCKRQYTSVMIVPTGVGAAIGGYAGDALPIARALASVVDCLITHPNVLNAAMLYWPMDNVLYVEGYALDRFAEGSWALKPVHQNRVGLVLDAGMEEELRIRHLQVADAARASLGLPVMEYVVTDTPLMVEKWIDPITGQSTGRIRHPASLLRAVQTLMNGSKVDAVAVVGRFPDDDVEETDNYRQGMGVDTLAGVEAIISHLVVKEFQIPCAHAPALSPTPLCTSLSPKSAAEELGFTFLPCVLSGLSNAPQYLSKNFDSLGKDCILANDVDSVIVPINACGGDGTLAFARSKEYKPLIIAVEENETVLSDSPMSLGIEAVKVSNYWEAIGVVAAHKAGIDPYSLRRNRINNINCISSTSPNGHAVSSALQQFN, encoded by the exons ATGTCCCTTCATCTCAGTTATCCACTCCCGATATTCCCCCGCCGGAATGGATTCCCGACCAAATCTCAGTCATCGGCGGCGAAGTCGATCGTCTCCTGCTCCGCTGTCAAACGCTACATCGCCGGA TGTAAGAGGCAGTATACGAGTGTGATGATAGTCCCGACGGGCGTAGGCGCTGCCATTGGTGGATATGCAGGTGATGCTCTGCCGATTGCTCGTGCCCTCGCCTCCGTTGTCGATTGCCTTATAACTCACCCTAAC GTGCTTAATGCAGCAATGCTTTATTGGCCGATGGACAATGTGCTTTATGTTGAAGGCTATGCACTAGATCGGTTTGCAGAAGGTTCATGGGCCCTCAAACCTGTTCACCAAAATCGG GTAGGATTGGTTCTTGATGCTGGAATGGAGGAAGAGCTTCGAATTCGTCACTTGCAAGTGGCTGATGCTGCTAGAGCTTCTCTTGGATTGCCTGTGATGGAATATGTTGTCACAGATACACCTCTAATG GTAGAGAAGTGGATTGATCCAATAACTGGGCAATCAACTGGGAGGATTAGACATCCTGCCTCACTGCTTAGAGCCGTGCAAACATTAATGAATGGGTCAAAGGTGGATGCAGTTGCAGTTGTTGGACGGTTTCCAGACGATGATGTTGAAGAGACAGATAATTATCGACAAGGGATG GGAGTCGATACTTTGGCAGGGGTTGAGGCTATTATCAGCCACCTTGTGGTGAAGGAGTTTCAGATTCCATGCGCACATGCTCCTGCCTTGTCGCCTACTCCCTTATGCACATCTCTATCTCCAAAATCAGCAGCAGAGGAG TTAGGATTCACATTCTTACCATGTGTACTTTCTGGGCTAAGTAATGCGCCTCAATACTTGAGCAAGAATTTTGATTCATTGGGGAAGGACTGCATATTGGCAAATGATGTCGATAGTGTCATTGTACCTATAAATGCATGTGGAGGGGATGGCACTCTTGCTTTTGCCAGAAGCAAAGAGTACAAG CCACTTATTATTGCGGTGgaggaaaatgaaacagttctTAGCGATTCTCCAATGTCACTTGGGATTGAGGCG GTAAAAGTCTCAAATTATTGGGAAGCCATAGGTGTTGTTGCAGCTCACAAGGCAGGAATAGATCCTTATTCCCTTCGAAGAAATAGAATCAACAACATTAATTGCATTTCCAGTACATCTCCTAATGGCCACGCAGTTTCAAGTgctcttcaacaattcaactGA
- the LOC120068066 gene encoding uncharacterized lipoprotein syc1174_c-like isoform X5 produces the protein MSLHLSYPLPIFPRRNGFPTKSQSSAAKSIVSCSAVKRYIAGCKRQYTSVMIVPTGVGAAIGGYAGDALPIARALASVVDCLITHPNVLNAAMLYWPMDNVLYVEGYALDRFAEGSWALKPVHQNRSLVKQVGLVLDAGMEEELRIRHLQVADAARASLGLPVMEYVVTDTPLMVEKWIDPITGQSTGRIRHPASLLRAVQTLMNGSKVDAVAVVGRFPDDDVEETDNYRQGMGVDTLAGVEAIISHLVVKEFQIPCAHAPALSPTPLCTSLSPKSAAEELGFTFLPCVLSGLSNAPQYLSKNFDSLGKDCILANDVDSVIVPINACGGDGTLAFARSKEYKPLIIAVEENETVLSDSPMSLGIEAVKVSNYWEAIGVVAAHKAGIDPYSLRRNRINNINCISSTSPNGHAVSSALQQFN, from the exons ATGTCCCTTCATCTCAGTTATCCACTCCCGATATTCCCCCGCCGGAATGGATTCCCGACCAAATCTCAGTCATCGGCGGCGAAGTCGATCGTCTCCTGCTCCGCTGTCAAACGCTACATCGCCGGA TGTAAGAGGCAGTATACGAGTGTGATGATAGTCCCGACGGGCGTAGGCGCTGCCATTGGTGGATATGCAGGTGATGCTCTGCCGATTGCTCGTGCCCTCGCCTCCGTTGTCGATTGCCTTATAACTCACCCTAAC GTGCTTAATGCAGCAATGCTTTATTGGCCGATGGACAATGTGCTTTATGTTGAAGGCTATGCACTAGATCGGTTTGCAGAAGGTTCATGGGCCCTCAAACCTGTTCACCAAAATCGG AGTTTAGTGAAGCAGGTAGGATTGGTTCTTGATGCTGGAATGGAGGAAGAGCTTCGAATTCGTCACTTGCAAGTGGCTGATGCTGCTAGAGCTTCTCTTGGATTGCCTGTGATGGAATATGTTGTCACAGATACACCTCTAATG GTAGAGAAGTGGATTGATCCAATAACTGGGCAATCAACTGGGAGGATTAGACATCCTGCCTCACTGCTTAGAGCCGTGCAAACATTAATGAATGGGTCAAAGGTGGATGCAGTTGCAGTTGTTGGACGGTTTCCAGACGATGATGTTGAAGAGACAGATAATTATCGACAAGGGATG GGAGTCGATACTTTGGCAGGGGTTGAGGCTATTATCAGCCACCTTGTGGTGAAGGAGTTTCAGATTCCATGCGCACATGCTCCTGCCTTGTCGCCTACTCCCTTATGCACATCTCTATCTCCAAAATCAGCAGCAGAGGAG TTAGGATTCACATTCTTACCATGTGTACTTTCTGGGCTAAGTAATGCGCCTCAATACTTGAGCAAGAATTTTGATTCATTGGGGAAGGACTGCATATTGGCAAATGATGTCGATAGTGTCATTGTACCTATAAATGCATGTGGAGGGGATGGCACTCTTGCTTTTGCCAGAAGCAAAGAGTACAAG CCACTTATTATTGCGGTGgaggaaaatgaaacagttctTAGCGATTCTCCAATGTCACTTGGGATTGAGGCG GTAAAAGTCTCAAATTATTGGGAAGCCATAGGTGTTGTTGCAGCTCACAAGGCAGGAATAGATCCTTATTCCCTTCGAAGAAATAGAATCAACAACATTAATTGCATTTCCAGTACATCTCCTAATGGCCACGCAGTTTCAAGTgctcttcaacaattcaactGA